A single genomic interval of Stenotrophomonas sp. ZAC14D1_NAIMI4_1 harbors:
- a CDS encoding TonB-dependent siderophore receptor translates to MPFRILPPARLPLAAALTLCLSATAFAQDSATTLDSIQVSGSWLGTGLHDSVKSFAGARTVVDRQRIDASGAASIGDAMRRIPGVQVTDNSGTAGSSVSLNIGVRGLTGRYSPRSTVLLDGVPLAVAPYGQPQLSFAPTSLSNIESIDVVRGGGAVRYGPQNVGGIINFSTRAIPTEAGLHGEAGVRYTAYDHGGGDSTQYNAFLGGTGDNGLGMALLYSGQDGRGWRQGSDDRFDDLALKFAYAIDEQQELRAKLSYYDVRSLTPGGLTRAQYEADPFQNTRPTDFWKGHRTGIDLGYTNTLSANSEFEVLAYYNESNRASSLINAANTQLTVQPRDYRVLGIEPRYTQRLRWGSTVHDITAGYRFLRERGNDRSYTVVRRTGVESAITRFDNATDAHAFYVDDRIAVGQWRITPGVRMEWIDMDRRQAGGGTTFSSRNDKALPSINIAYLLTPQLTVFGNYTTSFGPVQNIQLNSQTASNPLNPEVAKTTELGARWQDGALRAEVTVFKMRFDNQIQQVPGITPPTFQNIGATDHKGVESALEYRFAEDSALAGLELYANYTWTKAIQQSGDNRGLDVPFYSRDTDSIGARYALAAWTFNVSSTHQSGQFSDAANTWAESADARVGRVPGVRLLNAQVAWQVPGLADSEIALGVNNLADKRWYTRNVDGNAGRMVAAPRTFYVQGRYRF, encoded by the coding sequence ATGCCCTTCCGAATCCTGCCCCCGGCCCGCCTGCCCCTGGCCGCCGCCCTGACCCTGTGCCTGTCCGCCACCGCCTTTGCGCAGGACAGCGCCACCACCCTGGACAGCATCCAGGTCTCCGGCAGCTGGCTGGGCACCGGCCTGCACGACAGCGTGAAAAGCTTCGCCGGTGCCCGCACCGTGGTCGACCGCCAGCGCATCGACGCCAGCGGCGCAGCCAGCATCGGCGATGCCATGCGCCGCATTCCCGGCGTGCAGGTCACCGACAACTCGGGCACGGCCGGCAGCTCGGTCTCGCTCAACATCGGCGTGCGTGGCCTGACCGGCCGCTACTCGCCACGCTCGACCGTGCTGCTGGACGGCGTGCCGCTGGCAGTGGCGCCCTACGGCCAGCCGCAGCTCTCGTTTGCCCCGACCAGCCTGTCCAACATCGAGTCCATCGACGTGGTGCGCGGCGGCGGCGCGGTGCGCTACGGGCCGCAGAACGTCGGCGGCATCATCAATTTCAGCACCCGCGCCATCCCCACCGAGGCCGGCCTGCACGGCGAAGCCGGCGTGCGCTACACCGCCTACGACCACGGCGGTGGTGACAGCACCCAGTACAACGCCTTCCTCGGCGGTACCGGCGACAACGGCCTGGGCATGGCCCTGCTGTACTCGGGCCAGGACGGCCGCGGCTGGCGCCAGGGCAGCGATGACCGCTTCGACGACCTCGCGCTGAAGTTCGCCTATGCCATCGACGAGCAGCAGGAGCTGCGCGCGAAATTGTCGTACTACGATGTGCGCTCGCTGACCCCGGGCGGCCTGACCCGCGCCCAGTACGAGGCCGATCCGTTCCAGAACACCCGCCCCACCGATTTCTGGAAAGGCCACCGCACCGGCATCGACCTGGGCTACACCAATACCCTGTCGGCCAACAGCGAATTTGAAGTGCTGGCGTATTACAACGAAAGCAACCGCGCCAGCTCGCTCATCAACGCTGCCAACACCCAGCTGACCGTGCAGCCGCGCGATTACCGCGTGCTGGGCATCGAGCCGCGCTACACCCAGCGCCTGCGCTGGGGCAGCACGGTGCATGACATCACCGCCGGCTACCGCTTCCTGCGCGAGCGCGGCAACGACCGCAGCTACACCGTGGTCCGCCGCACCGGCGTGGAAAGCGCCATCACCCGCTTCGACAACGCCACCGATGCGCACGCCTTCTACGTCGACGACCGCATCGCCGTGGGCCAGTGGCGCATCACGCCGGGCGTGCGCATGGAGTGGATCGACATGGACCGCCGCCAGGCCGGCGGCGGCACCACCTTCAGCAGCCGCAACGACAAGGCGCTGCCGTCGATCAACATCGCCTACCTGCTGACCCCGCAGCTGACCGTGTTCGGCAACTACACCACCTCGTTCGGGCCGGTGCAGAACATCCAGCTGAATTCGCAGACCGCCAGCAACCCGCTGAACCCGGAAGTGGCCAAGACCACCGAGCTGGGTGCGCGCTGGCAGGACGGCGCCCTGCGCGCGGAAGTGACCGTGTTCAAGATGCGCTTCGACAACCAGATCCAGCAGGTGCCGGGCATCACCCCGCCGACCTTCCAGAACATCGGCGCCACCGACCACAAGGGCGTGGAGAGCGCGCTGGAGTACCGTTTCGCCGAGGACAGCGCACTGGCCGGGCTCGAGCTGTACGCGAACTACACCTGGACCAAGGCGATCCAGCAGTCCGGCGACAACCGCGGCCTGGACGTGCCCTTCTACTCGCGCGACACCGACAGCATCGGCGCCCGCTACGCCCTCGCCGCCTGGACCTTCAACGTCTCCAGCACGCACCAGAGCGGGCAGTTCTCCGATGCGGCCAACACCTGGGCCGAGAGCGCCGATGCGCGCGTGGGCCGGGTGCCGGGCGTTCGACTGTTGAACGCGCAGGTGGCCTGGCAGGTGCCGGGCCTGGCTGACAGCGAGATCGCGCTGGGCGTGAACAACCTGGCCGACAAGCGCTGGTACACCCGCAACGTCGACGGCAACGCCGGGCGCATGGTGGCCGCGCCGCGCACCTTCTACGTGCAGGGCCGCTACCGCTTCTGA
- a CDS encoding chloride channel protein: protein MSSHASPSRLHLAFQGLRLRLRGSDLWFIALALVVGLLAGGLTLLQSGIARWLQAALYGLDEGIRLSSLPSLPWTALLVLPLGGLLVGLVALAATRLKRPLLDAVEANALHGGRMSMRDNLIVLTQTLISNGCGASVGLEASYTQMGAGSGSQLGRVMRLRRNDVRILVGAGSAGAIAAAFGAPLAGAFYAFEIVIGAYTPAALAPVAVAALAGAFVADQAGIDAYLLPAASTIDVRAADYAIYGLLGCCCAMVGILVMRLIASIEGTVKRSPLPLWGRPVLGGLLLIPLAMASPQVLSSGHGALHLDLTTHLPLIWIGALLTLKCLASGISLGFGFRGGLFFASLFMGTLVGALFAGLLAMATGVPVIDATSAALAGMAALAAAVVGAPMTMAMLVLEGTHDFLLTSVVMSAVLVSSTLVRQWFGYSFSTWRMHLRGETIKSARDVGWVQNLNAGRMMRKGVATAPADLDTASFRQRFPLGSGGRVILVDSEGQYAGIVQIPRMYGDGVKPDAVVGDYAENRDVALAANANVVAVMQRFDQTQADELAVVASDGQVLGVVSEAFVRKRYAEELDKRQRELMGERVDDSD from the coding sequence ATGTCCTCCCACGCTTCGCCATCCCGCCTGCATCTGGCCTTCCAGGGCCTGCGCCTGCGCCTGCGCGGCAGCGACCTGTGGTTCATCGCCCTCGCCCTGGTGGTCGGCCTGCTCGCCGGCGGCCTGACCCTGCTGCAATCGGGCATCGCGCGCTGGCTGCAGGCCGCGCTGTACGGCCTGGATGAAGGCATCCGCCTGAGCTCCCTGCCCTCGCTGCCGTGGACCGCCCTGCTGGTGCTGCCGCTGGGCGGCCTGCTGGTCGGCCTGGTCGCGCTGGCCGCCACCCGCCTCAAGCGCCCGCTGCTCGATGCGGTGGAGGCCAACGCCCTGCACGGCGGCCGCATGTCGATGCGCGACAACCTGATCGTGCTGACCCAGACCCTGATCTCCAACGGCTGCGGCGCATCGGTGGGCCTGGAGGCGTCGTACACGCAGATGGGTGCCGGCAGCGGCTCGCAGCTGGGCCGGGTGATGCGCCTGCGCCGCAATGACGTGCGCATCCTGGTCGGTGCCGGTTCGGCCGGTGCCATCGCCGCCGCCTTCGGTGCGCCCCTGGCTGGCGCGTTCTACGCCTTCGAGATCGTGATCGGTGCCTACACGCCCGCCGCACTGGCACCGGTGGCCGTGGCTGCACTGGCCGGTGCCTTCGTGGCAGACCAGGCCGGCATCGACGCCTATCTGCTGCCGGCCGCATCCACCATCGACGTGCGCGCCGCCGACTACGCCATCTACGGCCTGCTCGGCTGCTGCTGCGCCATGGTCGGCATCCTGGTGATGCGCCTGATCGCTTCGATCGAAGGCACGGTCAAGCGCAGCCCGCTGCCGCTGTGGGGCCGCCCGGTGCTCGGCGGCCTGCTGCTGATTCCGCTGGCGATGGCCAGCCCGCAGGTGCTGTCTTCCGGCCATGGCGCGCTGCACCTGGACCTGACCACCCACCTGCCGCTGATCTGGATCGGCGCCCTGCTGACCCTCAAGTGCCTGGCCTCGGGCATCTCGCTGGGCTTCGGCTTCCGCGGCGGGCTGTTCTTCGCCTCGCTGTTCATGGGCACGCTGGTCGGCGCCCTGTTTGCCGGCCTGCTGGCGATGGCCACCGGCGTGCCGGTGATCGATGCCACTTCGGCTGCTCTGGCCGGCATGGCCGCGCTGGCGGCCGCCGTGGTCGGCGCACCGATGACCATGGCCATGCTGGTGCTGGAGGGCACCCACGACTTCCTGCTGACCAGCGTGGTGATGAGCGCTGTGCTGGTGTCCAGCACGCTGGTGCGGCAGTGGTTCGGCTATTCGTTCTCCACCTGGCGCATGCATCTGCGCGGGGAAACCATCAAGAGCGCGCGCGACGTGGGCTGGGTGCAGAACCTCAATGCCGGGCGGATGATGCGCAAGGGCGTGGCCACCGCACCGGCCGACCTGGATACGGCCTCGTTCCGCCAGCGCTTCCCGCTGGGTTCGGGCGGCCGCGTGATCCTCGTGGACAGCGAAGGCCAATACGCCGGCATCGTGCAGATTCCGCGCATGTACGGCGATGGCGTGAAGCCGGATGCGGTGGTGGGCGACTATGCCGAGAACCGCGACGTTGCGCTGGCCGCCAACGCCAACGTGGTGGCGGTGATGCAGCGCTTCGACCAGACCCAGGCCGACGAACTGGCGGTGGTAGCCAGTGATGGCCAGGTGCTGGGCGTGGTCTCCGAAGCGTTCGTGCGCAAGCGCTACGCCGAAGAGCTGGACAAGCGCCAGCGCGAGTTGATGGGCGAACGCGTCGACGACAGCGATTGA
- a CDS encoding OmpA family protein, giving the protein MTIQRTSRPGPFAASLILVLAAGLLAGCRSTAPAGESPAADTLVSFPDASKASLKEGTYPDVADLRRFAPGMSKRQLYALLGTPHFNEGMWGVRRWNYLFNFRTAQGAEYFTCQFQVEFDGKGIAQAGHWKPQACAAVLDPPPPPPVAAAPAPLPAQPLRLSADALFGFDSDVLSQEGQTAVQGVLAQVREASQVQSIQVVGYTDRIGGADYNQRLSQRRAESVRVALVQGGVPAQAISAEGRGAADPLVECTQRSQRELIACLAPNRRVQIAGTARLD; this is encoded by the coding sequence ATGACGATCCAACGCACCTCGCGCCCCGGCCCGTTCGCCGCGTCGCTCATCCTGGTCCTGGCCGCCGGCCTGCTGGCCGGTTGCCGCAGCACCGCACCCGCCGGGGAATCGCCGGCTGCAGACACCCTGGTCAGCTTCCCCGATGCCAGCAAGGCATCACTGAAGGAAGGCACCTATCCCGACGTGGCCGATCTGCGCCGCTTCGCCCCTGGCATGAGCAAGCGCCAGCTGTACGCACTGCTGGGCACGCCGCACTTCAACGAAGGCATGTGGGGCGTGCGCAGGTGGAACTACCTGTTCAACTTCCGCACCGCACAGGGCGCGGAGTACTTCACGTGCCAGTTCCAGGTGGAATTCGACGGCAAGGGCATCGCCCAGGCCGGGCACTGGAAGCCGCAGGCCTGCGCGGCCGTGCTTGACCCACCGCCGCCGCCGCCGGTTGCAGCCGCGCCTGCGCCGCTGCCGGCCCAGCCGCTGCGCCTGTCCGCCGATGCGTTGTTCGGCTTCGACAGCGACGTGCTGAGCCAGGAAGGCCAGACGGCGGTGCAGGGCGTGCTCGCACAGGTGCGTGAAGCCAGCCAGGTGCAGTCGATCCAGGTGGTCGGCTACACCGATCGTATCGGCGGCGCCGACTACAACCAGCGGCTGTCGCAGCGGCGTGCCGAGTCGGTGCGGGTGGCACTGGTGCAGGGCGGGGTACCTGCACAGGCCATCAGCGCGGAAGGACGCGGCGCCGCCGACCCCCTCGTGGAGTGCACGCAGCGAAGCCAGCGCGAGCTGATCGCCTGCCTGGCGCCGAACCGCCGCGTACAGATCGCCGGTACCGCCCGGCTCGACTGA
- a CDS encoding YadA-like family protein, protein MNRIYRRVWNRQLNALVVASELATGDGGATTLRDPQSKLLVPSALALALLSVLASGTAAASEANQSLRDLQALAAKYTQTMPVKVDAEVALAAAARQAQTSPAISTDARIGLQLSTTGLPVVRDVLPATVKVSLGTGKAPQQVAAPGVAADVRASVGLGSSTRVEAAVAAQLAPQSQAPLAVATTAAAKAHVGVAGTPVAALDTKAAVAANVAATPTTSLSGLKAAVDGQVDAKLALAGHAIEGQGKVGAAASATLPAKEELPGDTDDRALTAGLDGTVAGKVRVLGPDGEAVIADRNLKLAGSTIVGAQTSSLGLGGLLTGVGSALNGVGGAVGSLVNGDLNGTVGNLGGAVGGLLGNTLDGLGLTQPSAIPPDSPKAPAAADPNAGLIIGTGGLVGGVSSLIGPTTASLFGGTGYLSNGNLKVSTANVMQTYSAVNVLGIPLVNATPVGTTLNGLGGAVTGGNSHLTLIGGVTSDSYIYNINNGNPGGLLGLLLPGQSPDWAAKCLDIGLADISCWAVNPAQDYQVLMGDGAFANGSREVVIGANARHELPKVDASVAFPGNGTNDPTNPTGVPTADYAARMGHSVIVGDSASGTANGQTLLGAEATSDKANSVALGYRSAAVRGAQASYSAYGLTAAQVSAGEVSVGSADGGERQITNLAAGSANTDAVNVAQLRGAISQIDALGDVAVTYDLDANGDPDYRRVTLGNGTGTTTLGNLAAGAISATSTEAVNGSQLFTSNDAITRFFGGRTAFDPATGAFTAPLFEISTISGDGAIAQGAYENATDAFDAVDGSLVNLNTQINDIRNGGTKYLRVNSTGVEAVATGSDSIAVGSNAQATAANSIAVGAGSLADRDNTVSVGAAGAERQIAHVAAATEATDAVNLGQLQASEEGALRYDLNADGSVDYASATLGQGGTATTLRNLGPGEVSALSSEAINGAQLFAANQTVATHLGGGSTVDGNGVVTAPTYNINNVAANGTISQGSYNDVGSAFDAVSNSLANVVDQTDDLDKRAVKYDVDGNGDMMDSVTLSGTGGAAVTLTNVAAGSIQAGSSDAITGDQLFATHATIANYFGGSTTYDGTTSQWTAPSFSISSIATDGSISLNDYSNVTAAFSAVDGSLRTLNQRILNGSASPYLAVNSAAAAATATGDEAVAVGPQASAAGASSVAVGNGASASADNSVALGSGSVASVGAQTGYTGAYGEAGASNSAGEVSVGSSGAERKITNVADGSDDHDATNVGQLNNGVNYAIDQSKAYTDQKIQNITNVAGSFRANNSNNLADPAATGANSAAGGAGSTAAGANSTALGNGAQAQADNSVALGAGSVANRANTVSVGAAGAERQVVNVADGTQATDAVNVRQLQASQQGTLRYDTTVNGDTNFNSVTLGSTTGGPTTVRNVAAGTAGTDAVNVDQLRAGMSQTLDWSKAYTDERMGGFERELRKTDNRASAGIASAMATAALPQPSEAGRSMASFAAGSYNGESGMALGISGVSEGGRWIYKFSGSTNTRGEAGVAVGAGIQW, encoded by the coding sequence ATGAACCGCATTTACCGGCGTGTATGGAACCGCCAGCTCAATGCTCTTGTCGTGGCCTCGGAACTGGCCACCGGCGATGGCGGTGCAACCACGCTCCGCGATCCGCAATCGAAACTGCTGGTGCCCAGCGCACTGGCCCTGGCACTGCTCAGTGTCCTCGCCAGCGGCACAGCGGCCGCCAGTGAAGCCAACCAGTCACTGCGTGACCTGCAGGCACTGGCGGCCAAGTACACCCAGACCATGCCGGTGAAGGTCGATGCCGAAGTGGCACTGGCCGCCGCCGCACGCCAGGCGCAGACCAGCCCGGCCATCAGCACCGATGCGCGCATCGGGCTGCAGCTGAGCACCACCGGCCTGCCGGTGGTACGCGATGTACTGCCGGCCACGGTCAAGGTTTCACTGGGCACCGGCAAGGCGCCGCAGCAGGTGGCCGCGCCGGGCGTGGCGGCCGATGTGCGTGCGTCGGTCGGGCTGGGCAGCAGCACCCGCGTCGAAGCCGCCGTGGCGGCGCAGCTGGCCCCGCAGTCGCAGGCACCGCTCGCCGTGGCCACCACGGCCGCTGCCAAGGCCCATGTGGGCGTAGCGGGCACGCCGGTTGCGGCTCTCGATACCAAGGCTGCGGTCGCCGCAAACGTGGCGGCAACGCCGACCACGTCGCTGTCCGGCCTGAAGGCCGCAGTCGATGGTCAGGTCGATGCAAAGCTGGCGCTGGCCGGCCATGCCATCGAAGGGCAGGGCAAGGTGGGCGCTGCGGCGTCGGCCACGCTGCCGGCCAAGGAGGAACTGCCGGGCGACACCGACGATCGTGCACTGACTGCCGGGCTCGATGGCACCGTCGCCGGCAAGGTGCGCGTGCTGGGCCCGGATGGCGAGGCGGTCATCGCCGACCGCAACCTGAAACTGGCCGGCAGCACGATCGTGGGCGCGCAGACCAGTTCGCTGGGCCTGGGCGGCCTGCTCACCGGCGTCGGCAGTGCGCTGAACGGTGTCGGCGGTGCCGTCGGCAGCCTGGTCAACGGCGATCTCAACGGCACGGTCGGAAACCTCGGCGGTGCCGTGGGCGGCCTGCTCGGCAACACGCTCGATGGCCTGGGCCTGACCCAGCCTTCAGCGATTCCGCCGGACAGCCCGAAGGCGCCCGCAGCAGCTGATCCGAATGCTGGCCTGATCATCGGCACCGGCGGCCTGGTCGGTGGTGTCAGCTCGTTGATCGGCCCGACCACCGCCAGCCTGTTCGGCGGCACCGGCTACCTCTCCAACGGCAACCTGAAGGTCAGCACCGCCAACGTGATGCAGACCTATTCCGCGGTCAACGTGCTGGGCATTCCGCTGGTCAACGCCACACCGGTCGGCACCACCCTCAACGGCCTGGGCGGTGCAGTCACCGGTGGGAATTCACACCTCACGCTGATCGGCGGCGTCACCTCGGACAGCTACATCTACAACATCAACAACGGCAACCCGGGCGGACTGCTGGGGCTGCTGCTGCCGGGCCAGTCGCCGGACTGGGCCGCCAAGTGCCTGGATATCGGCCTGGCCGATATCTCCTGCTGGGCGGTCAATCCGGCGCAGGATTACCAGGTGCTGATGGGTGACGGCGCCTTCGCCAACGGCTCCAGGGAAGTGGTGATCGGCGCCAACGCACGCCACGAACTGCCCAAGGTCGATGCCAGCGTCGCCTTCCCCGGCAACGGTACCAACGATCCGACCAACCCCACCGGCGTGCCCACCGCGGACTACGCCGCGCGCATGGGCCATTCGGTGATCGTCGGCGACAGCGCCTCCGGCACCGCCAACGGGCAGACCCTGCTCGGCGCCGAGGCAACCTCCGACAAGGCCAATTCGGTGGCGCTGGGCTACCGCTCGGCTGCAGTACGTGGCGCGCAGGCCAGCTACAGCGCCTACGGCCTGACCGCAGCGCAGGTGTCCGCCGGTGAAGTGTCGGTGGGCAGCGCCGACGGCGGCGAGCGGCAGATCACCAACCTGGCCGCAGGTAGTGCCAACACCGATGCGGTCAACGTCGCCCAGTTGAGGGGCGCGATCAGCCAGATCGATGCACTGGGCGACGTCGCCGTGACCTACGACCTGGACGCCAACGGCGACCCGGACTACCGCCGTGTCACGCTGGGCAATGGCACCGGCACCACCACTCTGGGCAACCTGGCGGCGGGTGCGATCAGCGCCACCAGCACCGAAGCGGTCAACGGCAGCCAGCTGTTCACCAGCAACGATGCGATCACGCGCTTCTTCGGCGGCCGCACGGCCTTCGACCCGGCCACCGGTGCCTTCACTGCACCGCTGTTCGAGATCAGCACCATCTCCGGAGACGGCGCGATCGCCCAGGGCGCATACGAGAACGCCACCGATGCCTTCGACGCCGTCGATGGCTCGCTGGTGAACCTCAACACGCAGATCAACGACATCCGCAACGGCGGCACCAAGTACCTGCGGGTGAATTCCACCGGCGTGGAAGCCGTGGCGACCGGCAGCGACTCCATCGCCGTCGGCAGCAACGCGCAGGCCACTGCTGCCAACAGTATCGCCGTCGGCGCAGGCAGCCTGGCCGACCGTGACAACACCGTCTCCGTCGGCGCCGCCGGTGCCGAACGCCAGATCGCCCACGTCGCCGCAGCGACCGAGGCGACCGATGCGGTCAACCTGGGCCAGCTGCAGGCATCGGAGGAGGGCGCGCTGCGCTACGACCTCAACGCCGATGGCAGCGTGGACTACGCCAGCGCCACGCTGGGCCAGGGCGGTACCGCCACCACCCTGCGCAACCTGGGCCCGGGCGAAGTCAGCGCGCTCAGCAGCGAAGCCATCAATGGCGCCCAGCTGTTTGCCGCCAACCAGACCGTGGCCACCCACCTGGGCGGCGGTTCGACGGTGGATGGCAACGGCGTGGTCACCGCGCCGACCTACAACATCAACAACGTCGCCGCCAACGGCACCATCAGCCAGGGCAGCTACAACGACGTGGGCAGTGCCTTCGATGCGGTGAGCAATTCGCTGGCCAACGTGGTCGACCAGACCGACGACCTGGACAAGCGCGCCGTGAAATACGATGTGGATGGCAACGGCGACATGATGGATTCGGTCACCCTCAGCGGTACCGGTGGCGCTGCGGTGACGCTGACCAACGTGGCCGCTGGCAGCATCCAGGCCGGCAGCAGCGATGCCATCACCGGCGACCAGCTGTTCGCCACCCACGCCACCATCGCCAACTACTTCGGCGGCAGCACCACCTACGACGGCACCACCTCGCAGTGGACCGCACCGTCCTTCAGCATTTCCAGCATCGCCACCGACGGCAGCATCTCGCTCAACGACTACAGCAACGTTACTGCCGCCTTCTCGGCGGTCGACGGTTCGCTGCGCACGCTCAACCAGCGCATCCTCAACGGCAGCGCCAGTCCCTACCTGGCGGTCAATTCGGCTGCCGCCGCAGCGACCGCGACCGGCGACGAGGCGGTGGCGGTGGGCCCGCAGGCCAGCGCGGCCGGTGCCTCCAGCGTGGCCGTCGGCAACGGCGCCAGCGCCAGCGCCGACAACAGCGTGGCCCTGGGCAGCGGTTCGGTCGCCAGCGTCGGCGCACAGACCGGTTACACCGGCGCCTACGGCGAAGCCGGGGCCAGCAACTCGGCCGGTGAAGTGTCGGTGGGCAGCAGTGGTGCCGAGCGCAAGATCACCAACGTGGCCGACGGCTCCGATGACCACGACGCCACCAACGTGGGCCAGCTGAACAACGGCGTGAACTACGCCATCGACCAGTCCAAGGCCTACACCGACCAGAAGATCCAGAACATCACCAACGTGGCGGGCAGCTTCCGCGCCAACAACAGCAACAACCTGGCCGACCCGGCCGCGACCGGCGCCAACTCCGCCGCCGGTGGTGCCGGTTCCACCGCCGCCGGAGCCAACTCCACTGCGCTGGGCAATGGCGCGCAGGCGCAGGCCGACAACTCGGTGGCGCTGGGCGCCGGCTCCGTCGCCAACCGCGCCAACACGGTGTCGGTGGGCGCTGCCGGTGCCGAACGCCAGGTGGTCAACGTGGCCGACGGCACCCAGGCCACCGATGCGGTCAACGTGCGCCAGCTGCAGGCATCGCAGCAGGGCACGCTGCGCTACGACACCACCGTCAACGGTGACACCAACTTCAACAGCGTCACCCTCGGCAGCACCACCGGCGGCCCGACCACCGTGCGCAACGTGGCGGCCGGTACCGCCGGCACCGATGCGGTCAACGTCGACCAGCTGAGGGCTGGCATGTCGCAGACCCTGGACTGGTCCAAGGCCTATACCGACGAGCGCATGGGCGGCTTCGAGCGGGAACTGCGCAAGACCGACAACCGCGCTTCGGCCGGCATCGCCTCGGCCATGGCCACCGCCGCACTGCCGCAGCCCAGTGAAGCGGGTCGCAGCATGGCCTCGTTCGCGGCGGGCAGCTACAACGGCGAATCGGGCATGGCGCTGGGCATTTCCGGTGTCTCCGAAGGCGGCCGCTGGATCTACAAGTTCAGCGGTTCCACCAACACCCGTGGCGAAGCCGGCGTAGCCGTCGGCGCCGGCATCCAGTGGTAA
- a CDS encoding AraC family transcriptional regulator produces the protein MEGGVGDIEGGQLDDGELRSIDLATLSGVLRVCDVELLLLDGNGPRAAFSSRVHDEALFCSITCGFHCRGRFMLPPDWAMLGFVHATDEVQSWCHGVPMVAGMSFTVLPEGISEFTLSAGTRITAMLLPVARVQRKLTELSLRSTPPAGQALSLVQLPVDSQALANHYLQLHAQLGQGTALQPEETDRLLHEHIQALLAAGPGDRPGFTRARRTHYLIAQRAENFMRLNLRRNIYMNEICDAAGVSERGLRYAFEDLFGVSPNRYLSMLRLCAACRSLSMADSSRRSVKAIALSCGLWDLSRFADNYRKVFGELPRDTLMRSPAQIGQPA, from the coding sequence ATGGAAGGTGGGGTGGGCGATATCGAAGGCGGCCAGCTCGACGACGGCGAACTGCGGTCGATCGACCTGGCGACGCTGAGCGGTGTGCTTCGCGTCTGCGATGTGGAGCTGCTGCTGCTCGACGGCAACGGCCCCAGGGCTGCCTTCTCTTCGCGCGTGCACGACGAAGCGCTGTTCTGCAGCATCACCTGCGGCTTCCATTGCCGCGGGCGCTTCATGCTGCCCCCGGACTGGGCGATGCTCGGGTTCGTGCATGCCACCGATGAGGTGCAGAGCTGGTGCCACGGCGTGCCGATGGTGGCGGGCATGTCATTCACCGTGCTGCCGGAAGGCATCAGTGAATTCACGCTCAGCGCCGGCACCCGGATCACGGCCATGCTGCTGCCGGTGGCGCGGGTGCAGCGCAAGCTCACCGAACTGAGCCTGCGCAGCACGCCGCCGGCCGGCCAGGCCCTGAGCCTGGTGCAGCTGCCCGTCGACAGCCAGGCGCTGGCCAACCACTACCTGCAGCTGCACGCGCAGCTGGGGCAAGGCACCGCCCTGCAGCCGGAAGAGACCGACCGCCTGCTGCATGAACACATCCAGGCGCTGCTGGCGGCGGGGCCCGGCGATCGGCCCGGCTTCACCCGGGCGCGGCGGACGCACTACCTGATCGCGCAGCGGGCCGAGAACTTCATGCGGCTCAACCTGCGGCGCAATATATACATGAATGAAATCTGCGATGCGGCCGGTGTCAGCGAGCGCGGCCTGCGCTATGCGTTCGAGGACCTGTTCGGCGTGTCGCCCAACCGCTACCTGTCGATGCTGCGGTTGTGCGCGGCGTGCCGCAGCCTGTCGATGGCCGATTCCAGCCGCCGCTCGGTCAAGGCCATCGCGCTCAGCTGCGGCCTGTGGGATCTGTCCCGGTTTGCCGACAACTACCGCAAGGTGTTCGGCGAACTGCCACGCGACACCCTGATGCGTTCGCCCGCGCAGATCGGCCAACCGGCCTGA
- a CDS encoding Flp family type IVb pilin gives MNASIRRFLNEEDGVTALEYGLLAAVIAGILVVVGKEQITSFFTSLFTALTETAEKATTAAE, from the coding sequence ATGAACGCATCCATCCGCAGATTCCTCAACGAAGAAGACGGCGTGACCGCGCTGGAATATGGCCTGTTGGCGGCGGTCATCGCCGGCATCCTGGTCGTGGTCGGCAAGGAACAGATCACCTCGTTCTTTACTTCGCTGTTTACCGCGCTCACCGAAACCGCCGAGAAAGCCACAACGGCCGCGGAGTGA
- a CDS encoding prepilin peptidase, which translates to MTLLGLLAMGLSLRIAISDLYARRVPNAWLAGACALALPLIVAGQFSGPHLPWWGHLLGAALGLASLLPFYALGWMGAGDVKFFAVLGLLLGWTALLPIWIAASLVAGLHSVLVISARRVVPWVPPRLHLHCARLSAHWQARPAIQDMHLARQGRKGIPYAAYLAFAAIGWVLASTQGVMP; encoded by the coding sequence ATGACGCTACTGGGGCTGTTGGCCATGGGATTGAGCCTGCGCATCGCGATCAGCGATCTGTATGCCCGCCGTGTCCCCAACGCCTGGCTGGCCGGAGCGTGCGCGCTTGCCCTCCCGTTGATCGTCGCCGGCCAGTTTTCCGGCCCGCACCTGCCATGGTGGGGGCACCTGCTGGGCGCCGCGCTGGGGCTGGCATCGCTGCTGCCCTTCTACGCGCTCGGCTGGATGGGCGCCGGTGACGTCAAGTTCTTCGCCGTGCTGGGCCTGCTGCTGGGCTGGACCGCCCTGCTGCCGATCTGGATCGCCGCAAGCCTGGTGGCAGGCCTGCATTCGGTACTGGTGATCAGCGCACGACGGGTAGTGCCCTGGGTGCCGCCACGCCTGCACCTGCACTGCGCGCGGCTGAGCGCGCACTGGCAGGCGCGCCCGGCCATCCAGGACATGCACCTCGCCCGCCAGGGACGCAAGGGCATCCCCTACGCCGCCTATCTGGCCTTCGCCGCCATCGGCTGGGTCCTGGCCTCGACCCAGGGAGTCATGCCATGA